One segment of Macaca fascicularis isolate 582-1 chromosome 4, T2T-MFA8v1.1 DNA contains the following:
- the KIAA0408 gene encoding uncharacterized protein KIAA0408 homolog → MDLHKQWENTETNWHKEKMELLDQFDNERKEWESQWKIMQKKIEELCQEVKLRREINMNERAKIIDLYHEKTIPDKMIESSPNYSDLGQCEFIRTNHEDGLRKENKTEQSLVSGGNQMCKEQKATKKSEVGFLDPLATDNQKECEAWPVLRTSEEESKSCSGALNTALEELAKVSEELCSFQEEIRKRSNHRRMKSDSFLQEMPNVTDIPHGDPMISNDPCILPSSLEKEKQKNRKNLSCTNMLQSNPAKKCGIDTIDLKINETPPVPPPRSTSRNIPSSDSEQAYERWKERLDHNSWVPHEGQSERNYNPHFPLRQHEMSILYPNEGKTLKDGIIFSSLVPEVKIDSKPSTNEDVGLSMWSYDIGIGAKRSPSTSWFQKTCSTPSNPKYEMVIPDHPAKSHPDLHVSNDCNSSVADSSSPLRNFSCGFERTTRNKKLAAKTDEFNRTVFRTDRNCQAIQQNQSCSKLSEDLKPCDTSSAHTGSISQNNDVSGIWKTNAHMPVPTENVPDNPTKKSTTGLVRRMQGHLSPRSYRNMLHEHDWRPSNLSGRPRSADPRSNYGVVEKLLKTYETATESALQNSTCFRDNWTKCNSDVSGGATLSQHLEMLQMEQEFQQKTAVWGGQEVKQGIDRKKITEESMSVNASHGKGFSRPARPANRRLPSRWASRSPSAPPALRRSTHNYTISLRSEASMA, encoded by the exons ATGGACCTACATAAGCAGTGGGAGAACACAGAGACTAACTGGCATAAGGAAAAGATGGAATTACTGGACCAATTTGACAATGAAAGAAAGGAATGGGAAAGTCAATGGAAGATTatgcagaagaaaatagaagag CTTTGCCAGGAAGTAAAGCTTCGGAGGGAAATCAATATGAATGAACGTGCTAAGATCATTGATCTTTACCATGAGAAGACCATTCCAGACAAAATGATAGAATCTTCCCCAAATTACTCCGATTTAGGACAATGTGAATTTATAAGGACAAATCACGAAGATGgtctgagaaaagaaaataaaacagagcagAGCTTAGTCAGTGGAGGAAATCAAATGTGTAAGgaacaaaaagcaacaaaaaaatcagaagtaGGGTTTCTGGATCCTCTGGCTACAGACAACCAAAAGGAATGTGAGGCCTGGCCTGTCCTGAGGACTTCTGAGGAAGAGAGTAAGAGCTGTTCTGGCGCCCTCAATACA GCTCTTGAAGAACTTGCGAAGGTTAGTGAAGAATTATGCAGCTTTCAAGAGGAAATTCGAAAGCGGTCTAACCATAGAAG GATGAAGTCAGATTCTTTTCTCCAGGAAATGCCAAATGTAACTGATATACCTCATGGGGACCCCATGATCAGCAATGACCCGTGCATTCTTCCAAGtagtttagaaaaagaaaaacagaaaaataggaagaatCTGAGCTGTACCAATATGCTCCAGAGCAATCCTGCGAAAAAATGTGGAATTGATACAATcgatttgaaaataaatgaaactccACCAGTTCCTCCTCCAAGAAGCACCTCTCGAAATATTCCCAGCTCAGATTCTGAACAAGCCTatgaaagatggaaggaaaggtTAGACCACAACAGCTGGGTGCCCCATGAGGGTCAAAGTGAAAGGAATTACAACCCTCACTTCCCTTTGAGACAACATGAGATGTCTATTTTGTATCCAAATGAAGGGAAAACTTTGAAAGATGGTATCATCTTTTCCTCTTTGGTACCAGAAGTCAAAATAGATAGCAAGCCTTCAACTAATGAGGATGTTGGACTTAGCATGTGGTCATATGACATTGGGATAGGTGCAAAAAGGAGCCCCTCTACTTCATGGTTTCAGAAAACCTGCTCTACCCCCAGTAATCCAAAATATGAAATGGTGATCCCAGATCACCCTGCTAAATCTCATCCCGATCTTCATGTAAGTAATGACTGTAACTCCTCAGTGGCAGACAGCAGTAGCCCACTTAGAAACTTCAGCTGTGGCTTTGAAAGGACTACAAGGAACAAGAAGTTGGCAGCAAAGACTGATGAATTTAACAGAACTGTATTTAGAACAGATAGAAATTGTCAGGCAATACAGCAAAATCAAAGCTGCTCAAAATTATCGGAGGATCTCAAGCCCTGTGATACTTCATCTGCTCACACAGGTAGCATATCACAAAATAATGATGTGTCTGGTATTTGGAAAACCAATGCCCACATGCCTGTGCCCACGGAAAATGTGCCTGATAATCCCACCAAGAAATCCACAACAGGCCTAGTAAGACGAATGCAGGGACACCTAAGTCCTCGCAGTTATCGGAATATGCTCCACGAGCATGACTGGAGACCGAGTAATTTGTCTGGCCGTCCAAGGTCAGCTGATCCCAGGTCAAATTATGGTGTTGTGGAAAAGCTGCTGAAAACCTATGAGACAGCAACAGAGTCTGCACTGCAAAATTCTACGTGCTTCCGGGATAACTGGACCAAATGTAATTCTGATGTCAGTGGTGGTGCCACATTAAGTCAGCATTTAGAAATGCTCCAAATGGAACAAGAGTTTCAGCAAAAGACAGCTGTGTGGGGGGGACAGGAAGTGAAGCAAGGAATAGATCGGAAAAAGATAACAGAG